In Sporosarcina sp. PTS2304, a genomic segment contains:
- the aspS gene encoding aspartate--tRNA ligase, translating to MQRTHYCGNLTEQQIGQEVTLQGWVQKRRDLGGLIFIDVRDRAGIVQTVFNPNISKEALEIAETLRNEYVIEVKGLVIEREERTKNPNISTGAIEVQVVELTIINESKNPPFTIEDDTDVNEETRLKYRYLDLRRPELAKVFKMRSDITKTVRNFLDDEGFLEVETPILTKSTPEGARDYLVPSRVHEGEFYALPQSPQLFKQLLMVSGFDRYYQIARCFRDEDLRADRQPEFTQIDMEMSFMSIEDILELNERLIQKVMKDVKGVDIEAPFKRLPYDEAMSRFGSDKPDTRFGMELTDVSDIVKDSSFKVFTGAVETGGQVKLINVKGAAEKYSRKDIDALGEFAKVYGAKGLAWLKVTEDGFNGPIAKFFDGEIGEALKAAGQGETGDLFLFGADKKSVVADSLGALRLKLGKDLELIDQSQYNFLWVTEWPLFEYDEEDGRYYAAHHPFTMPADVKQLTENPEKVKAQAYDLVLNGYELGGGSLRIYQREVQEAMFKALGFTEEQAREQFGFLLDAFEYGTPPHGGIAFGLDRIVMLLAGSTNLRDTIAFPKTASASDLLTEAPSIVDEAQLKELGIKVVAEPVKK from the coding sequence ATGCAACGCACACATTACTGTGGAAACTTAACTGAACAGCAAATTGGCCAAGAAGTAACTCTTCAAGGATGGGTACAAAAACGCCGTGATCTTGGAGGACTGATATTTATCGATGTCAGAGACCGTGCAGGAATCGTACAAACGGTTTTCAATCCTAATATTTCTAAAGAAGCTTTAGAAATCGCAGAAACATTGCGTAATGAATACGTAATTGAAGTGAAAGGCCTCGTTATTGAACGCGAAGAACGCACAAAAAATCCTAACATCTCAACAGGTGCAATCGAAGTACAAGTCGTCGAATTAACAATTATTAATGAGTCGAAAAACCCGCCATTCACAATTGAAGACGATACAGACGTCAACGAAGAAACGCGTTTGAAATACCGTTACTTGGATCTGCGACGTCCGGAACTGGCGAAAGTGTTCAAGATGCGCTCAGACATTACAAAAACCGTACGGAACTTTTTAGACGATGAAGGGTTCTTAGAAGTTGAAACACCGATTCTTACGAAATCTACACCTGAAGGCGCACGTGACTATTTAGTGCCAAGCCGTGTGCATGAAGGGGAATTTTATGCATTGCCACAGTCACCGCAACTATTTAAACAACTATTGATGGTATCTGGTTTCGACCGCTATTACCAAATTGCCCGCTGTTTCCGTGATGAGGATTTACGTGCAGACCGCCAGCCGGAATTCACACAAATCGATATGGAAATGAGTTTCATGTCAATTGAAGATATTTTGGAACTCAATGAACGTTTAATTCAAAAAGTAATGAAAGATGTTAAAGGTGTGGATATCGAAGCGCCGTTCAAGCGTCTCCCATACGATGAAGCGATGAGCCGTTTTGGTTCCGATAAGCCGGATACACGTTTCGGTATGGAATTAACAGACGTCTCGGACATTGTAAAAGATTCTTCATTCAAAGTATTCACAGGTGCAGTGGAAACAGGCGGTCAAGTTAAGTTGATCAATGTAAAAGGTGCTGCAGAAAAGTATTCACGTAAAGACATCGATGCACTTGGTGAATTTGCGAAAGTGTACGGTGCTAAAGGGCTGGCTTGGTTAAAAGTAACAGAAGACGGATTCAACGGTCCAATCGCTAAATTTTTCGACGGAGAAATCGGAGAAGCATTAAAAGCAGCAGGACAAGGGGAAACAGGAGATTTATTCCTCTTTGGAGCAGATAAGAAATCTGTTGTTGCAGACTCATTAGGCGCATTGCGTTTGAAACTAGGCAAAGACCTTGAGCTAATCGATCAGTCTCAATACAACTTCTTGTGGGTTACTGAATGGCCTTTATTCGAATACGATGAAGAAGACGGCCGTTATTACGCAGCCCACCATCCATTCACGATGCCTGCAGACGTAAAGCAATTGACTGAGAATCCAGAAAAAGTAAAAGCACAAGCGTATGACTTAGTATTGAACGGGTATGAACTAGGTGGCGGATCATTGCGGATTTATCAACGGGAAGTTCAAGAAGCTATGTTCAAGGCTCTTGGATTTACAGAAGAACAGGCACGCGAGCAATTCGGATTTTTATTAGATGCATTCGAATATGGAACACCTCCACACGGCGGAATCGCATTTGGACTAGACCGCATCGTGATGTTACTTGCAGGATCTACTAACTTGCGCGATACTATTGCATTCCCGAAAACGGCTAGTGCAAGCGACTTATTAACCGAGGCTCCGAGCATAGTTGACGAAGCGCAGTTAAAAGAACTTGGTATAAAAGTGGTAGCTGAACCTGTTAAAAAGTGA